One genomic segment of Nocardia spumae includes these proteins:
- the recQ gene encoding DNA helicase RecQ, with protein sequence MAGVNPPETLETADPAAAPVETDAAQQVLQRVFGYDSFRGLQGEIVEQVISGGDALVLMPTGGGKSLCYQIPALVRSGVGVVISPLIALMQDQVDALTALGVRAGFLNSTQFPDERRTVEAQFVAGELDVLYLAPERLKLESTAQLLDRGKVSVFAIDEAHCVSQWGHDFRPDYLALSVLHERWPDVPRIALTATATEATRREIAERLDLTGARHFVAGFDRPNIQYRIEPKNRADQQLLSFIRSEHPGEAGIVYCLSRNSVERTAEFLCGNGIDAVPYHAGLDARTRATNQSRFLREDGLVVVATIAFGMGIDKPDVRFVAHLDLPKSVEGYYQETGRAGRDGQPSTAWMVYGLNDVVQQRKMIDSSDGDAAHRRQLQLHLDAMLALCETVQCRRTQLLNYFGQSGDTCGNCDTCLNPPESWDGTIAAQKALSAVLRLKRERGQSFGAGHIVDILLGKSNPKVLQHKHNELKVFGVGADLRDTEWRGVIRQLLAQGLLAVHGEYGVLTLTEASDEVLFKQRKVMMRREPERVKPPRAAKAKASRMAAADLTPAAAGMFERLRGWRAAVAKEQGVPAYVVFHDATLREIANRAPVTRAELGAISGIGENKLAKYAEGVLEVVTGSAGEAPARPQAAPVRRAGVSPATDRGQPARRGQADSRGPVPEAPMEWDLGDPDFEPPPDDAY encoded by the coding sequence ATGGCTGGCGTGAATCCCCCGGAGACGCTCGAAACGGCCGACCCCGCCGCAGCACCCGTGGAAACCGATGCGGCACAACAGGTTCTGCAACGCGTTTTCGGCTACGACAGCTTCCGGGGATTACAGGGCGAGATCGTCGAGCAGGTGATTTCCGGCGGCGACGCCTTGGTGCTGATGCCCACCGGTGGCGGTAAATCGCTGTGTTATCAGATTCCCGCCCTGGTGCGGTCGGGGGTGGGGGTGGTGATCTCTCCGCTGATCGCGCTGATGCAGGACCAGGTGGACGCCTTGACCGCGCTGGGGGTGCGTGCGGGTTTTCTGAACTCCACTCAGTTCCCGGACGAGCGCCGCACGGTCGAGGCCCAGTTCGTCGCGGGTGAGCTGGATGTGCTGTATCTGGCTCCGGAGCGGCTCAAGCTGGAATCGACCGCGCAACTTCTCGACCGCGGCAAGGTGTCGGTCTTCGCGATCGACGAGGCGCATTGCGTGAGCCAGTGGGGCCACGACTTCCGGCCCGATTATCTGGCCCTGTCGGTATTGCACGAGCGCTGGCCGGATGTGCCGCGTATCGCATTGACGGCGACTGCCACCGAAGCCACCCGCCGCGAGATCGCCGAGCGGCTCGACCTCACCGGGGCGCGGCATTTCGTGGCGGGTTTCGACCGGCCGAACATCCAGTACCGGATCGAACCGAAGAACCGGGCCGATCAGCAGTTGCTGTCGTTCATCCGGTCCGAGCATCCGGGGGAGGCGGGCATCGTCTACTGCTTGTCCCGCAACTCGGTCGAGCGGACCGCGGAGTTCCTGTGCGGCAATGGGATAGACGCCGTGCCCTATCACGCCGGTCTGGACGCGCGGACCCGCGCCACGAACCAGTCCCGGTTCCTGCGTGAGGACGGGCTCGTCGTGGTCGCGACCATCGCCTTCGGCATGGGTATCGATAAACCCGATGTGCGGTTCGTGGCGCATCTGGATCTGCCGAAGTCGGTGGAGGGGTACTACCAGGAGACCGGTCGCGCCGGCCGCGACGGCCAGCCGTCCACCGCATGGATGGTCTACGGTCTCAACGATGTGGTGCAGCAACGGAAGATGATCGATTCCTCCGACGGTGACGCGGCCCACCGGCGTCAGTTGCAGTTGCATCTGGATGCGATGCTGGCACTGTGCGAGACGGTGCAGTGCCGTCGTACCCAGCTGCTCAATTATTTCGGGCAGAGCGGTGATACCTGCGGTAACTGCGATACCTGCCTGAACCCGCCCGAATCGTGGGACGGCACGATCGCCGCGCAGAAGGCGCTCTCGGCGGTGTTGCGGCTCAAACGTGAGCGCGGGCAGAGCTTCGGCGCCGGACATATCGTCGATATCCTGCTCGGGAAATCCAATCCGAAGGTGTTGCAGCACAAGCACAACGAGTTGAAGGTCTTCGGTGTGGGCGCGGATCTGCGCGATACCGAATGGCGCGGGGTGATCCGTCAGCTGCTCGCTCAGGGGCTGCTCGCGGTCCACGGTGAGTACGGCGTGCTGACTCTCACCGAGGCCAGCGACGAGGTGTTGTTCAAACAGCGCAAGGTGATGATGCGCCGGGAGCCCGAGCGGGTGAAACCGCCGCGGGCGGCCAAGGCGAAGGCTTCCCGGATGGCCGCTGCCGACCTCACCCCGGCCGCGGCCGGGATGTTCGAGCGGTTGCGTGGCTGGCGTGCCGCGGTCGCGAAGGAACAGGGCGTCCCGGCGTATGTCGTATTCCACGATGCCACCCTGCGCGAGATCGCGAATCGCGCGCCCGTCACCCGGGCCGAGCTCGGCGCGATCAGTGGGATCGGCGAGAACAAGCTCGCGAAGTACGCCGAGGGGGTTCTGGAGGTCGTCACCGGCTCCGCGGGGGAGGCGCCGGCCCGGCCGCAGGCGGCGCCCGTTCGCCGCGCCGGCGTGAGTCCGGCCACCGATCGGGGGCAGCCCGCGCGGCGGGGCCAGGCCGATAGCCGTGGTCCGGTCCCGGAGGCCCCGATGGAGTGGGATCTCGGCGATCCCGATTTCGAGCCGCCGCCGGATGATGCGTACTGA
- a CDS encoding GNAT family N-acetyltransferase yields MPRAAAMLLATADDAPAILALRDQLARWMVGKSITQWVPGEYPVHRLDTEIAAGEWYVLRSESGALHAAVRLVWSDAEFWGEDTPAGYVHGLMVAPTARGTELGSAVLRFCAESTLAHGLTTQRLDVVATNPVLRAYYTRHGFAEVRVVALPPHFGTTNSVVLLEKALVPHGTRALSHE; encoded by the coding sequence ATGCCCCGCGCTGCCGCGATGCTCCTCGCCACCGCAGACGACGCCCCGGCGATCCTCGCGCTGCGGGATCAACTCGCACGATGGATGGTCGGCAAGTCCATCACGCAATGGGTGCCCGGCGAATACCCGGTCCACCGCCTCGACACCGAGATCGCCGCGGGCGAGTGGTACGTCCTGCGTTCCGAGTCCGGGGCCCTCCACGCGGCAGTACGGCTGGTCTGGTCGGATGCCGAGTTCTGGGGTGAGGACACTCCCGCCGGATACGTCCACGGGCTGATGGTCGCGCCCACCGCACGCGGCACCGAACTCGGCAGCGCGGTATTGCGCTTCTGTGCCGAAAGCACCCTCGCCCACGGCCTCACCACCCAGCGGCTCGACGTCGTCGCAACCAACCCGGTGCTACGCGCCTACTACACCCGGCACGGGTTCGCGGAGGTGCGGGTGGTTGCGCTGCCTCCGCACTTCGGCACCACGAACAGTGTCGTCCTACTGGAAAAGGCCCTGGTTCCGCATGGAACCAGGGCCCTCTCCCACGAATAA
- the ftsX gene encoding permease-like cell division protein FtsX, which produces MRASFLFGEVFNGLRRNVTMTIAMILTTAVSLTMLGGGMLAVRMADKTEQYFLDRLEVRLYMTEDVSANDPDCSQDPCKALMSDLKSEPGVESVQFLNRSEAIREAKEKTFKDQPELAKYVSESPLPASLRVKMTSAEQYPRIFKDFQGRPGVGFVRNDKDIVDRLVSLFDGLRNAAFGLAVLQAFAALLLIANMVQIAAFTRREEVGIMRLVGATRWYTQLPFLLEAVAAALAGSILAVLGLVVARPLVIDRALGDLFASKVFPRITGDDIAVVAMTVVPVGIVFAALTAYGTLRYYVRE; this is translated from the coding sequence ATGCGCGCGAGCTTCCTGTTCGGCGAGGTCTTCAACGGCCTACGCCGCAATGTCACCATGACCATCGCGATGATCCTGACCACCGCGGTGTCGCTGACCATGCTCGGTGGCGGCATGCTCGCGGTGCGGATGGCCGACAAGACCGAGCAGTACTTCCTCGATCGGCTCGAGGTCCGCCTGTACATGACCGAGGATGTCTCGGCCAACGATCCGGACTGTTCGCAGGATCCGTGCAAGGCGCTGATGTCGGATCTCAAGTCCGAACCGGGCGTCGAATCGGTGCAGTTCCTCAATCGCTCCGAAGCCATCCGCGAGGCCAAGGAGAAGACCTTCAAGGATCAGCCGGAGCTGGCCAAATACGTCAGCGAATCGCCGCTGCCGGCCTCGCTGCGGGTGAAGATGACCAGCGCCGAGCAATATCCGCGCATCTTCAAGGATTTCCAGGGCCGACCCGGTGTCGGCTTCGTGCGCAATGACAAGGACATCGTCGACCGGCTGGTCAGCCTGTTCGACGGCCTCCGCAACGCGGCCTTCGGCCTGGCGGTGCTGCAGGCGTTCGCGGCCCTGCTGCTGATCGCGAACATGGTGCAGATCGCGGCGTTCACCCGCCGCGAGGAGGTCGGCATCATGCGCCTGGTCGGCGCCACGCGCTGGTACACCCAGCTGCCGTTCCTGCTGGAAGCGGTGGCGGCGGCACTCGCCGGCTCGATCCTGGCGGTGCTGGGCCTGGTGGTCGCGCGGCCGCTGGTCATCGACCGGGCACTGGGTGACCTGTTCGCATCCAAGGTGTTCCCACGCATCACCGGTGACGACATCGCCGTGGTCGCCATGACCGTGGTCCCGGTGGGCATCGTATTCGCGGCCCTGACGGCGTACGGGACCCTGCGGTACTACGTGCGCGAGTAG
- the ftsE gene encoding cell division ATP-binding protein FtsE: protein MITLRNVTKSYKTSTRPALDNVSVEVDKGEFVFIIGPSGSGKSTFMQLLLKEVKPTTGEVHVADFRVDRLPGRRVPKLRQRIGCVFQDFRLLQQKTVEQNVAFALEVIGKNRKFINRAVPEALDLVGLAGKADRLPTELSGGEQQRVAIARAFVNRPLVLLADEPTGNLDPDTSQDIMMLLERINRVGTTVLMATHDNHIVDAMRRRVVELDRGRLVRDEATGVYGVGR from the coding sequence GTGATTACCCTGCGGAACGTCACCAAGTCATATAAAACCTCGACGAGACCCGCTCTGGACAACGTTTCGGTCGAGGTCGACAAGGGCGAGTTCGTCTTCATTATCGGGCCGTCCGGGTCGGGTAAATCGACGTTCATGCAACTGTTGCTGAAAGAGGTCAAACCGACCACCGGTGAGGTGCACGTCGCCGATTTCCGGGTCGACCGGTTGCCGGGGCGACGGGTGCCCAAGTTGCGCCAGCGCATCGGCTGCGTCTTCCAGGACTTCCGGTTGCTGCAGCAGAAGACGGTCGAACAGAATGTGGCGTTCGCGCTCGAGGTGATCGGCAAGAACCGCAAGTTCATCAATCGCGCGGTGCCCGAGGCGCTGGACCTGGTCGGACTGGCCGGCAAGGCGGACCGGCTGCCCACCGAGCTGTCCGGTGGTGAGCAGCAGCGGGTGGCCATCGCGCGCGCGTTCGTGAACCGGCCGCTGGTGCTGCTGGCCGACGAACCGACCGGCAACCTCGACCCCGACACCAGTCAGGACATCATGATGTTGCTGGAACGCATCAATCGCGTCGGCACCACGGTGCTGATGGCGACCCACGACAATCACATCGTCGACGCCATGCGCCGGCGGGTGGTCGAACTCGATCGTGGCCGCCTGGTCCGGGACGAGGCCACCGGGGTGTACGGGGTGGGCCGGTAA
- a CDS encoding mechanosensitive ion channel family protein, translating into MTTTLAAGAGAEFTSWVRGSGLEIVLLIVGAMLFSRFATFVRDRVTRRIDSGFQSSDSLVRTEAAKHRHALAQVITWVLLTIVYFLVSLEVLKRMGFQLSGLVAPAAVLGAALGFGAQRIVQDLLAGFFLITERQYGFGDVVRIAVTGQSDPAEGTVEDVTLRITTLRNPDGEVISVPNGQIVKVTNLSKDWARAAIDVPVPATADITRVNEILHDVGAKAFQDRRLKSLLLDEPTVMGLEDLTVNQMNIRMVARTLPGKQFDVGRELRVRVAAALRREGLSETA; encoded by the coding sequence ATGACGACAACTCTGGCCGCTGGAGCCGGTGCCGAATTCACCTCGTGGGTGCGCGGCAGCGGGCTCGAGATCGTGCTGCTGATCGTCGGCGCGATGCTGTTCAGCCGCTTCGCCACCTTCGTGCGCGACCGCGTGACCCGCCGGATCGACTCCGGATTCCAGAGCAGTGATTCGCTGGTCCGCACCGAGGCCGCCAAGCATCGGCACGCACTGGCACAGGTGATCACCTGGGTGCTCCTGACCATCGTCTACTTCCTGGTGTCGCTGGAAGTGCTGAAGCGCATGGGCTTTCAGCTCAGCGGCCTGGTGGCCCCGGCGGCGGTACTCGGTGCCGCACTCGGTTTCGGTGCCCAGCGCATCGTGCAGGACCTGCTGGCCGGATTCTTCCTGATCACCGAGCGCCAATACGGCTTCGGTGACGTGGTGCGGATCGCGGTCACCGGCCAATCCGACCCGGCCGAGGGTACGGTGGAGGACGTCACGTTGCGAATCACCACGCTGCGAAATCCCGACGGCGAGGTGATCTCGGTACCCAACGGGCAGATCGTGAAAGTGACCAATCTGTCGAAGGATTGGGCACGCGCGGCGATCGATGTGCCGGTTCCCGCTACCGCCGACATCACCAGGGTCAACGAGATCCTGCACGACGTGGGCGCCAAGGCATTTCAGGATCGCCGCCTGAAATCGCTACTGCTGGACGAACCTACGGTGATGGGTCTGGAAGATCTCACCGTCAATCAGATGAACATCCGAATGGTCGCTCGCACACTGCCGGGTAAGCAATTCGATGTCGGACGTGAGCTGCGGGTGCGAGTGGCCGCGGCACTGCGCCGGGAGGGCTTGAGTGAAACTGCGTAA